A window of Paraburkholderia megapolitana genomic DNA:
AACCGATGAACTTGCAGCCTGTCATGCCGCGCTTATCCGGGTGCTTGGTCATGACGCACAGCTGCTGGTCAGCATCGACGCAACTGTACTCGCGGGTCTCGAACTCGAAACGCCGCACGCGATCGTGCGCAACAGCTTTCGCGCCGACCTCGCCTATCTCCAGACCGAGCTGCTCACCCATGACGAAGACCACGCCTGACGCCTCCGGTGATGCGTGGCTCGCGCGCAGCCGGGCCACGCTCGCACGTGCGCAGCCCGGCTCGCATGCCGACGCTGTGGGTCGCGTCGAGCACATCGCCGATGGTATTGCGCTCGTTTCGGGTCTACCCGACGTGCGCCTGAACGAGTTGCTGCGCTTTGACGGCGGCCGTTTCGGCTTCGCGCTCACGCTCGATGTCGATACCATCGGCACCGTGCTGCTGGACGACGGCGCGGCGATCTCGGCGGGCTCCGTCGTCACCGGTACGGGACAGGTCGTGGAGGTGCCCGTCGGACCCGGCCTGCTCGGACGCGTCGTCGATCCACTCGGCCGGCCACTCGACGACCTAGGCCCGATACAGGCCGAATCGCGGATGCCGATCGAACGGCCGGCGCCCAGCATCATCGAACGTGATCTGGTCGCTCAGCCGGTCGCGACCGGGATCCTCCTGATCGACGCGCTGTTCGCGATCGGGCGCGGACAACGCGAGTTGATCATCGGTGATCGGGCGACGGGCAAGACCTCGATTGCGATCGACGCGATCGTCAATCAGAAGGACACCGACATGGTCTGCGTGTACGTGGCTATCGGCCAGCGTACTTCGGCAGTCGAGCGCGCGATTGCCGCGGTGCGGGAGCACGGCGCGCCCGAGCGTTGCGTGTTCGTGTTCGCGTCGGGGGCAGCGTCGGCTGGCCTGCAATGGATTGCGCCATTCAGCGCGATGACGATCGCCGAATACTTCCGCGACCGCGGGCAACACGCGCTCGTCGTAATCGACGATCTGACCCGACACGCAGCGACGCACCGCGAACTGGCACTCCTTACCCACGAGCCACCCGGGCGCGAAGCCTATCCGGGCGACATCTTCTATCTCCACGCGCGTCTTCTTGAACGGGTCGCGAAGCTCTCGCCAGAGCGCGGCGGCGGCTCGCTCACAGCTTTGCCGATCGCCGAGACCGATGCAGGCAACCTGTCTGCCTATATTCCGACCAATCTGATCTCGATCACCGACGGTCAGATCGTCCTGAATACGAGTTTGTTCGCTGCAAACCAGCGACCCGCTATCGATGTCGGCCTGAGCGTCAGCCGGGTCGGTGGCAAGGCCCAGATGCCGGCCTTACGAAACGTGTCCGGGCGCCTGCGTCTCGACTATTCGCAATTCCTCGAGCTGGAAATGTTCTCGCGCTTCGGGGGGCTCACCGACGCGCGCGTGAAGGCTCAGGTTGTGCGTGGTTCGTGTATTCGTGCGCTCATCACGCAGCCGCGCTTTACACCGCTGCGGCCTGTCGACGAAGTCGCACTGCTCGCCGCGCTCGCCGAGGGCGTGTTCGATAGCCTCCCCGTCGACAGCATCCCGGCGATACGGGCCCGTCTTGCCGGGCATCTCGACACCGTCGGCAATAGTGCAGCAACGCTCCTGCGAGACACCGGAAAACTCGACGACGCAACATTGGCAATGCTCGTGGCCGCTGTACGTGATCTCGCTCAAGTGTGCGGTACGACGACATCAGCAGGAAAGACTCCGCCGGTACAACCGGTACCGGCCGTCCAGCCAGGCACATCATGAGCAACCGGCTCGGCGAGGTCCAGGCGCGCATTGCAAGCGTGCACCAGCTCGAATCGGTGGTGAGCGCGATGCGTGGTATCGCGGCCGCCCGCTCGAGAGAAGCGCAAAGTCGTATCCCAGCAATCCACGCGTGCGCCGACATGATTGGTGCCGCCATCAGCAATGCGCTGATGCTCGACGGTCACGATGACGCAACCGCGCGTCCTGACGCCGCGCTCGATGCCGAGGTCGTGGTCATCCTGTGTGCGGAGCAGGGTTTTGTCGGCACGTTCAACGAACACCTGGTCGAAACCGCGACGCGCCGGGCGGCGTCGGCAGCGATCGAATACCTGCTGGCCGGTGATCGCGGCATTCCGACTGCTGCCGAACATGGCCTGACGATCGGCTGGTCCGCACCCATGGTCGCCCATGCAGATGAAGTTCCGGCCCTTGCCGACCGCATCACGGTCGCTCTGTACGAGCGCCTGAACGCAGGGCGCGCGACACGGGTGACGCTGCTGTACGCCGTGCCGAATCCATCGGAGGCAATCGAGGTCGTGCAAAGCGCCTTGTGGCCGTTCGATTTCAGGCGCTTCAAACCATCGAGCCGCGTCAATCCACCGCTCATTACGACGACCCCGCAGCGCCTGCTCGCGCGGCTCGCGCAGGAGTACATCTACACGCAGCTCTGCGAGGCCGTCATGCTGTCGTTCGCTGCAGAGAACGAAGCCCGCATGCACGCAATGATCGCCGCGCGCACCAACGTCCACAACACGGTCGATCGGCTGGCCGGAGAAGCTCGCAGCCTGAGGCAGGATGAGATCACATCGGAGATCGTCGAGCTTTCGTCGGTCAGGCTTGCCACTGCGCTGCCACGTCGAAAACGACCACGGCAGATGAAGAGCCCGTGATGCCCCGATGCCTGGTCTGCCGTCACGACTGCAGTTAATTCACCGGACTCTTTGCCACCGGGATCAGCGGCACCCGCGGCAGGATCGGCGCAGTCGCCCAGCCGCTGCGGCGGACGTGGTGAATGATCAAGGGGATGCCTGCGAACAGCACGATGCCAGATATGACGAGTGCCGTGTAGAGCATGGGCGAGCCAACCGGTAACTGATCCGGCGGAAAGAACGCGACAATGAAGCTGAATGCCACACCCGCAAAGCCGACGCCCGCAGTCAGCCACATTCCCGCCATCCCGCCCGGCACCTTGAACGGACGTTGCAGCGTCGGCGCTGAATAACGCAGCTTGATTGCCGCGCCATACATCAGCATGTAGGCAATCAGGTAAAGCGCGATCGTCATCGCCGAGATCAGGAAAAAGGCCACCGATACATCGGGAATGACGAAGTAGAAGCAGGACATCGCGGTAACGATCACCCCCTGTACGAGCAGGATGTGCTTCGGCATGCCTTTGCTGTTCTTTGCTTGCAGGATTGGCGGTAGCTCACCTTCGCGGGCCGTTTCGAGCAGGCCACGCGAAGGACTCCCGAGCCAGGCAAGCACGCCGCTGATCGCGCCAAGTGCCACTAGCAGCGACAACGCCGATACCGCCCAACCCATATGCCAGATGTCGGTGATGATCGCACTGAACGTATCGAATACGCCCGATTGCAAAGAGATCTTTTCATACGGCAGGATCGCAGCGATGGGTAGCGCGCCGAGTGCGAATATGAGCACGGAGATGAGGGCGCCGAGACCGATAGCGGCCGGATACCCGCGGCTTGGGCTGCGCATCTCCATCACGTGCACGGCCTGTACTTCGACGCCCGCGAACAGCAATACGATACCGGCAAGGAAAGCGATCGTGCCGAAACCATGAATCGCCGGCCAGAAGCGCGCGTGTCCGTCCTGTGACAGCGCCGCCACTTGCAGCTGCTCCCAGCCGATCGGGTGACCAGTGTTGACCCAATAGCCAAGCAACGCCAGCAGCACGATACCCGGTACGATGGTACCGATGACAAACGTCCAGTTGGCGATCTTCGAGAACACCTCGACGCCCTGCAATACGATCCACGTGGCGATCCAGTACGCAACGATGCAGAACGCGCCGACATAGTTGCCGTTGGTCGCGAGTCCCGGTTTCCCGATGGTGTAGGCGATCGCTGCCGCGCCGAACGTCAACGCCACCGGAAACCAGACGACGTTCTGGATCCACTGCAGCCAGATCGCGAGGAACCCCCAACGCGTCCCGAATGCTTCTGCGACCCACGTATAGATTCCCCCGCGCCGATCGGAGAACGCTCCACCCAGCTCGGCGGAGACGAGCGAAGCGGGAATCAGGTAAAAGACCACCGTGAAGGCGAGATAGACGAACATCGTCATCTCCTCCTTCGCCAGCAGGGGCAGTCCGCGAAGACTGGTGACGACGGCGGCCGCCGTCATTAACCCGATTGAAGTAACGCTCAGGTATTTGCCTCGCTCAATTGTCTTGTCCATTTCACATGCTCCTGTGGGTTTTCGGTATCGGGTCAATCGTGGTGAAAGCTCGGACCGGCTGTCGACTGCCGCACCGGGTTCTTTGCCAGATGCGCGACCGCGCGCCGGATGTCTTCGAGCAGCAACGCCGCCATGTCGCGCGTCACGCCACGCCGTATCAGAACACGCTGGACAATCGTTTCTTCGCGTCCCGCCGGAAGCTTGTACGAGGCAATCTGCCAGCCCCGCATGCGTACATGGTCCGACAGATCGAACAAGGTGAAACCCGCGGTAGCCGGGTACCTGAGCTTGTAGCAGACAGCCGGGAGTGCTCCGCGACCGTCGTAGATGAGTTCGAGCGCCTCGATCTTTGCAAGTCCATCGGCGAGTGCCTGTGCCGTGTCCGCGCATTCCTGCTGGATGTGTCGATACCCTTCGCGCCCGAGACGCAGCAGCATGTAGTACTGCGCGATGATCTGTCCGGCTGGGCGCGAGAAATTCAGCGCAAAGGTGGGCATGTCGCCACCCAGATAGTCGACACGAAAGATCAGGTCACTGGGTAGATCGGCGGTGCTGCGCCACACGACCCAGCCCACTCCTAACGGGGCGAGCCCGAATTTGTGCCCGGACGCGTTGATGGATTTGACACGCTCGACGCTGAAATCCCAGTCGAGATCCGGTTGAATGAACGGCGCAACGAATCCACCGCTTGCCGCATCGACGTGAATCGGGATGTCGAGACCGACGTCGCGTTGCAATGCATCCAGCGCGTTCGCCAGCGCCTTGACGGGTTCATACACGCAAGTGAAGGTGATACCCAGCGTGGCGACGACGCCGATGGTGTTCTCATCGCACCAGGCAGCCAGCTGTTCCGGCTGCAGGCCGAGTGAATTGCCATCAAGCGGAACCTGACGCATCTCGACATCGAAGTAACGTGCGAATTTTTCCCAACAGACCTGAACCGGGCCGCAGACGAAGTTCGGCTTGTCTGTCGGCTTGCCTTGTGCCGCCATGCGCTGCTTCCACCGCCATTTGAGCGCAAGGCCGCCGAGCATGCAGGCTTCGCTGGACCCGGTCGTAGAACACCCCGTGGTCTTCCATGACCGGGGGGCGTGCCACAGATCGGCAAGCATGTGCACGCAGCGCATCTCGATCTCGGCGGTCTGCGGGTATTCGTCCTTGTCGATCATGTTCTTGTCGATCGAAAGATCCATCAGACGACGGACCTCATCATCGGCATAGGTCGTGCAGAACGTCGCTACGTTCTGGCGGGAATTGCCGTCCATGAACAGTTCGTCGCGTACCAGATCGAATACGGTGCGCCGGTCCGACGAGGTTTCGGGAATACGGTACTTCGGGAGGGACGACCCGGAAATCGTCGCCATGTAGTCATCGGCCACTGCGTCCGGTGTGGGCGGTGCGGACTTGAGAAAGGTCATGATGTCTTGCCTCTTGCTTGAGAAAGGACTGCTATGAATGAGCCGTGCCGCACGGGATCGAATGGGCGCCACGGAGAGTCTTGCAATCGCAGCGCATCGTCGGGAAGCTGCACAACGCGCAGCACACCCGTATGGCTTGCGATGAAATGGCGGGCGATCTACACCGCGTCGAGATGGACCTGCAGCGCGGCACGACCTGCTATCGGTCGTTCCTCCAGCTCGACGCTTTGTTGCGGGGCAGGTACTTCGC
This region includes:
- a CDS encoding F0F1 ATP synthase subunit alpha; its protein translation is MTKTTPDASGDAWLARSRATLARAQPGSHADAVGRVEHIADGIALVSGLPDVRLNELLRFDGGRFGFALTLDVDTIGTVLLDDGAAISAGSVVTGTGQVVEVPVGPGLLGRVVDPLGRPLDDLGPIQAESRMPIERPAPSIIERDLVAQPVATGILLIDALFAIGRGQRELIIGDRATGKTSIAIDAIVNQKDTDMVCVYVAIGQRTSAVERAIAAVREHGAPERCVFVFASGAASAGLQWIAPFSAMTIAEYFRDRGQHALVVIDDLTRHAATHRELALLTHEPPGREAYPGDIFYLHARLLERVAKLSPERGGGSLTALPIAETDAGNLSAYIPTNLISITDGQIVLNTSLFAANQRPAIDVGLSVSRVGGKAQMPALRNVSGRLRLDYSQFLELEMFSRFGGLTDARVKAQVVRGSCIRALITQPRFTPLRPVDEVALLAALAEGVFDSLPVDSIPAIRARLAGHLDTVGNSAATLLRDTGKLDDATLAMLVAAVRDLAQVCGTTTSAGKTPPVQPVPAVQPGTS
- a CDS encoding F0F1 ATP synthase subunit gamma: MSNRLGEVQARIASVHQLESVVSAMRGIAAARSREAQSRIPAIHACADMIGAAISNALMLDGHDDATARPDAALDAEVVVILCAEQGFVGTFNEHLVETATRRAASAAIEYLLAGDRGIPTAAEHGLTIGWSAPMVAHADEVPALADRITVALYERLNAGRATRVTLLYAVPNPSEAIEVVQSALWPFDFRRFKPSSRVNPPLITTTPQRLLARLAQEYIYTQLCEAVMLSFAAENEARMHAMIAARTNVHNTVDRLAGEARSLRQDEITSEIVELSSVRLATALPRRKRPRQMKSP
- a CDS encoding amino acid permease — protein: MDKTIERGKYLSVTSIGLMTAAAVVTSLRGLPLLAKEEMTMFVYLAFTVVFYLIPASLVSAELGGAFSDRRGGIYTWVAEAFGTRWGFLAIWLQWIQNVVWFPVALTFGAAAIAYTIGKPGLATNGNYVGAFCIVAYWIATWIVLQGVEVFSKIANWTFVIGTIVPGIVLLALLGYWVNTGHPIGWEQLQVAALSQDGHARFWPAIHGFGTIAFLAGIVLLFAGVEVQAVHVMEMRSPSRGYPAAIGLGALISVLIFALGALPIAAILPYEKISLQSGVFDTFSAIITDIWHMGWAVSALSLLVALGAISGVLAWLGSPSRGLLETAREGELPPILQAKNSKGMPKHILLVQGVIVTAMSCFYFVIPDVSVAFFLISAMTIALYLIAYMLMYGAAIKLRYSAPTLQRPFKVPGGMAGMWLTAGVGFAGVAFSFIVAFFPPDQLPVGSPMLYTALVISGIVLFAGIPLIIHHVRRSGWATAPILPRVPLIPVAKSPVN
- a CDS encoding glutamate decarboxylase; translation: MTFLKSAPPTPDAVADDYMATISGSSLPKYRIPETSSDRRTVFDLVRDELFMDGNSRQNVATFCTTYADDEVRRLMDLSIDKNMIDKDEYPQTAEIEMRCVHMLADLWHAPRSWKTTGCSTTGSSEACMLGGLALKWRWKQRMAAQGKPTDKPNFVCGPVQVCWEKFARYFDVEMRQVPLDGNSLGLQPEQLAAWCDENTIGVVATLGITFTCVYEPVKALANALDALQRDVGLDIPIHVDAASGGFVAPFIQPDLDWDFSVERVKSINASGHKFGLAPLGVGWVVWRSTADLPSDLIFRVDYLGGDMPTFALNFSRPAGQIIAQYYMLLRLGREGYRHIQQECADTAQALADGLAKIEALELIYDGRGALPAVCYKLRYPATAGFTLFDLSDHVRMRGWQIASYKLPAGREETIVQRVLIRRGVTRDMAALLLEDIRRAVAHLAKNPVRQSTAGPSFHHD